The Nocardioides panzhihuensis genome has a segment encoding these proteins:
- a CDS encoding GNAT family N-acetyltransferase: MIRTYTPADHDALIDLFARAGADSPSGELWRHLPSEQMVYLDPYIEHCADTLFLAEVDGDLVGYLTGCPDSALLPGEDELLTQAITRHKVMLRPRSMPFFARSLVDMAKAKLRGSESASGEVVDPRWPAHLHINLAPEARGTGVAMDLMRAWQDWLTNAQSPGCYLQTLVENTRATRFFEKCGFVAHGSTPLVPGVRYQGQSVHQLTMVWSPPLAE, translated from the coding sequence ATGATCAGGACCTACACGCCCGCTGACCACGACGCGCTCATCGATCTCTTTGCCCGAGCGGGCGCCGACTCCCCCAGCGGCGAACTATGGAGGCATCTACCCTCCGAGCAGATGGTCTACCTCGACCCGTACATCGAGCACTGCGCCGACACGCTCTTCCTCGCCGAGGTCGATGGTGATCTCGTCGGCTACCTCACCGGCTGTCCCGACAGTGCGCTTCTTCCTGGCGAGGACGAGCTGTTGACCCAAGCGATCACCCGCCACAAGGTGATGCTCAGGCCACGGTCGATGCCATTCTTCGCCCGGAGCCTCGTTGATATGGCCAAGGCGAAACTGCGAGGTAGCGAGTCCGCCTCCGGCGAAGTCGTGGATCCACGCTGGCCCGCCCACCTCCACATCAACCTCGCTCCAGAAGCGCGTGGCACCGGCGTCGCCATGGACCTGATGCGCGCTTGGCAGGACTGGCTCACGAACGCACAGAGCCCGGGCTGCTACCTGCAGACGCTGGTCGAGAACACCCGTGCAACGCGGTTCTTCGAGAAGTGCGGATTTGTCGCGCATGGTTCGACGCCGCTGGTTCCAGGGGTCAGGTACCAGGGACAGTCAGTTCATCAGTTGACCATGGTCTGGTCTCCGCCGCTGGCTGAGTGA
- a CDS encoding IS110 family transposase, whose translation MKQVVIGVDSHKLSATIEVVDQQEQLLGSGRFTTDQAGYAAMRAYAKAWPDRVWAVEGANGAGRPLAQRLLEAGEHVVDVPAKLAARVRLFDTGHNRKTDAHDAHAVAVVAVRTRNLRVLKVDGALEAMRMLADRREALTRRRVQTVCRLQALLAELLPGQVKRDITTGQAKAMLATVRPRDIAGKTRRRIAAEELAELIAVEAKIKKATAELRAMVLARDSRLMDIHGVGAVVAARILADVGDVARFADRNRFASWTGTAPLDASSGEQNRHRLSRAGNRRVNHMIHIAAVTQVRLDTEGRAYYRRKRAAGKKPQEALRCLKRRISDAIYKQLVKDAVRAGGADPGGHCGASQESSAVDLPPRIDTSDQPLPDPQTRRYAAPPSTRKSPAAGPFASTG comes from the coding sequence ATGAAGCAGGTCGTCATCGGGGTCGATTCCCACAAGTTGTCCGCGACGATCGAGGTCGTCGACCAGCAGGAGCAACTCCTCGGATCTGGTCGCTTCACCACCGATCAGGCCGGGTACGCCGCGATGCGCGCCTACGCCAAGGCCTGGCCGGATCGAGTCTGGGCAGTCGAGGGAGCTAATGGTGCCGGGCGTCCACTCGCCCAGCGGCTCCTGGAAGCCGGCGAGCATGTCGTGGACGTGCCGGCCAAGCTCGCCGCCCGTGTCCGGCTCTTCGACACCGGCCACAACCGCAAGACCGATGCCCACGACGCGCACGCGGTCGCCGTCGTGGCCGTGCGTACGAGGAACCTGCGGGTGCTGAAGGTCGACGGGGCGCTCGAGGCAATGCGGATGTTGGCCGATCGACGCGAAGCGCTCACGCGACGTCGGGTTCAGACCGTGTGCCGGCTCCAGGCGCTGCTCGCAGAACTCCTGCCTGGTCAGGTCAAACGCGACATCACCACCGGTCAGGCCAAGGCCATGCTGGCCACGGTCCGCCCCAGGGACATCGCCGGGAAGACGCGGCGCCGTATCGCCGCCGAAGAACTCGCCGAGCTGATCGCGGTCGAGGCGAAGATCAAGAAAGCCACCGCAGAGCTCAGGGCCATGGTCCTGGCGCGGGATTCACGGCTGATGGACATCCACGGTGTCGGTGCCGTGGTGGCCGCCAGGATCCTCGCTGACGTCGGCGACGTCGCCCGGTTCGCCGACCGCAACCGGTTCGCGTCCTGGACCGGGACGGCGCCGCTGGATGCCTCCTCCGGTGAGCAGAACCGGCACCGTCTCTCACGCGCCGGGAACCGCAGGGTCAACCACATGATCCACATCGCCGCGGTCACCCAGGTGCGCCTCGACACCGAAGGACGCGCCTACTACCGGCGTAAGAGAGCGGCCGGCAAGAAGCCCCAAGAAGCGCTGCGTTGCCTCAAGCGACGCATCTCAGACGCCATCTACAAGCAGCTCGTCAAAGATGCCGTACGAGCTGGTGGGGCGGACCCGGGAGGGCACTGCGGGGCGTCTCAAGAATCCAGCGCGGTCGACCTGCCCCCGCGAATCGACACTTCGGATCAGCCACTCCCGGACCCGCAGACCCGACGCTACGCCGCACCACCCTCCACCCGGAAGAGCCCGGCGGCCGGACCCTTCGCGAGCACTGGTTGA
- a CDS encoding helix-turn-helix domain-containing protein: protein MPERLAGTPREQILDAAARLFSSKGYAATSTREIAEAVGIRQASLYYHFAGKGEILSELLCQSVRPTVDSVARLESLTDDPGVVLYLVALTDVRTLAMAPYNIGLLHLAPDVAQVEGCDGFTAARDELAVIYARLAGPVTSPDVLGSLGPARLGEKLVHTVEEVIGRRNTGRRIDVDEAVWIASSCLRLCGVDSVRVELVVKTAATLLDQADAGADLAGRQ from the coding sequence GTGCCCGAACGCCTAGCGGGCACACCGCGCGAGCAGATCCTCGATGCGGCGGCTCGGCTGTTCAGCAGCAAGGGCTACGCGGCGACCTCGACGCGAGAGATCGCCGAGGCAGTCGGGATCCGTCAGGCGTCGCTCTACTATCACTTTGCCGGGAAGGGCGAGATCCTCTCCGAGCTCCTGTGCCAGAGCGTCCGGCCCACCGTGGACAGTGTGGCCCGGCTCGAGTCACTCACCGATGATCCCGGCGTTGTCCTGTATCTGGTGGCGTTGACCGATGTCCGTACGTTGGCGATGGCTCCGTACAACATTGGACTGCTTCACCTTGCCCCCGACGTTGCCCAGGTCGAAGGATGCGATGGCTTCACCGCGGCCCGCGACGAGCTCGCGGTCATCTACGCGCGCTTGGCGGGGCCGGTCACGTCCCCAGACGTACTGGGCTCCCTCGGACCGGCCCGGCTCGGAGAGAAGTTGGTACACACAGTCGAGGAAGTCATCGGGCGCCGAAACACCGGCCGCCGGATAGACGTGGATGAGGCCGTATGGATCGCGTCATCGTGCCTACGTCTATGTGGCGTGGACAGCGTGCGCGTCGAGTTGGTCGTGAAGACCGCGGCGACACTTCTGGATCAGGCGGACGCCGGCGCAGATCTGGCCGGCAGGCAATGA
- a CDS encoding helix-turn-helix domain-containing protein gives MPEVETWTGAEARLLRKVALRLSLRDFADRLGIPSRTISKWEQAGAARVPRPHMQAMLDTVLERADPKARARFEAALSERQVALVPSATILDDLDSGQASGPEFDDMSRRELLRLMTMTGTLIAIAGIEDEIDWERIEHLADGTGRIDRETVDEYAALNGHLWRVFALAKTKRHTYPIVREHLGVLVSALQRTHSGEVHRLLCSLIADLFQLAGEIFFDSNRYTDAAHCYTLAASAGRETRAYDLWASALTRHAFIGVYEHQHADARPMLDLAAGLASKGNPGLSTRFWVSTVQAQVHAGLGDLAACQRALDHADQVHHLTGRIHTDGWLRFDGSRLPEERGACYVALQRTDLAEQALDTALRNDISERRRGGVLTDLASLGLQQRDIDQLVAHADAAVEIARNTGSGWVERKLTGLNKQLTPLMGEPRINQLSHKLASFTTPS, from the coding sequence ATGCCGGAGGTGGAGACGTGGACGGGAGCAGAAGCGCGGTTGCTGCGTAAAGTGGCGCTGCGCCTGAGCCTGCGTGACTTCGCCGACCGTCTGGGCATTCCATCCCGCACCATCAGCAAGTGGGAGCAGGCTGGTGCAGCCCGCGTGCCGCGACCACACATGCAAGCCATGCTTGACACGGTCCTCGAACGCGCTGATCCGAAAGCTCGTGCCCGGTTCGAAGCGGCACTTTCCGAGCGCCAGGTCGCGCTCGTGCCCTCTGCGACCATCCTCGATGATCTCGATTCGGGCCAGGCGTCGGGACCAGAGTTCGACGACATGAGCCGCCGCGAGCTGCTGCGGCTGATGACGATGACCGGAACCCTCATCGCCATCGCTGGGATCGAAGACGAAATCGACTGGGAACGCATCGAGCATCTTGCTGACGGCACCGGCCGGATTGATCGCGAGACTGTCGATGAGTACGCCGCTCTCAACGGCCACCTCTGGCGAGTCTTCGCCTTGGCGAAGACGAAGCGCCACACCTATCCGATCGTGCGAGAACACCTCGGCGTCCTGGTATCTGCACTGCAACGTACGCACAGCGGTGAGGTTCATCGACTGCTCTGCTCCCTGATCGCTGACCTCTTCCAGCTCGCCGGAGAGATCTTCTTCGACAGCAACCGCTACACCGACGCCGCGCACTGCTACACCTTGGCCGCGTCGGCGGGAAGAGAAACCCGAGCGTACGACCTCTGGGCCAGCGCGCTGACCCGCCACGCGTTCATCGGGGTCTACGAACATCAGCACGCTGATGCCCGCCCGATGCTGGACTTGGCCGCCGGTCTTGCCAGCAAGGGCAACCCGGGACTGTCAACGCGCTTCTGGGTGAGCACCGTCCAGGCACAGGTGCATGCAGGACTCGGTGATCTCGCCGCATGCCAACGAGCACTCGATCATGCTGACCAGGTCCACCACCTAACCGGCCGGATTCATACCGACGGTTGGCTCCGATTCGACGGCTCACGACTCCCCGAAGAACGGGGCGCATGCTACGTCGCACTGCAACGTACCGATCTCGCCGAACAGGCACTCGACACCGCCCTGCGGAATGACATCTCAGAACGCCGCCGTGGCGGCGTTCTGACCGACCTGGCGTCTCTGGGGCTTCAACAACGGGATATCGACCAGCTTGTCGCTCATGCCGATGCGGCGGTCGAAATCGCCAGAAACACGGGCTCGGGATGGGTGGAACGTAAGCTCACCGGCTTGAATAAACAGCTCACGCCGCTGATGGGTGAGCCGAGGATTAATCAGTTGAGCCACAAGTTGGCGTCGTTCACGACGCCGTCATGA
- a CDS encoding HAD family hydrolase: MIRAVVFDVGECLIDETREYGTWADWLGVPRHTLSAVFGAVIASGLDYRETFQVFRPGFDLTEERRKRDEAGQPEWFGEDDIYPDVRPALKELRAAGLWLGLAGNQTVNAGRILREMDFPVDMVATSDDWGASKPDLAFFERVIEAVPYSAEEILYVGDRIDNDVRPAYESGMATALIRRGPWGVIQEHDPEADEIATIRISSLDELPGRIATLNKNQ, encoded by the coding sequence ATGATTCGGGCGGTGGTGTTCGATGTCGGCGAGTGTCTGATCGATGAGACCCGCGAGTACGGGACGTGGGCGGATTGGCTGGGGGTGCCGCGGCACACGCTCTCTGCGGTGTTCGGGGCGGTCATCGCCAGCGGGCTGGATTACCGCGAGACCTTCCAGGTGTTCAGGCCGGGGTTCGATCTGACCGAGGAGCGGCGGAAACGGGATGAGGCTGGGCAGCCGGAGTGGTTCGGGGAGGACGACATCTATCCCGACGTACGTCCTGCTCTGAAGGAACTCCGCGCTGCTGGGTTGTGGTTGGGGCTTGCCGGGAACCAGACCGTCAACGCTGGCCGGATCCTGCGGGAGATGGACTTTCCGGTGGACATGGTCGCGACCTCTGATGATTGGGGTGCGAGCAAGCCGGATCTGGCGTTCTTCGAGCGTGTCATCGAGGCGGTCCCGTACTCGGCTGAGGAGATTCTCTACGTCGGTGACCGGATCGACAACGACGTCCGACCTGCTTACGAGTCGGGGATGGCGACCGCGCTGATCCGCAGAGGTCCTTGGGGCGTGATCCAGGAGCACGACCCGGAGGCGGACGAGATCGCGACGATCCGGATCTCGTCGCTCGACGAGCTGCCCGGACGGATAGCGACACTCAACAAGAATCAGTGA
- a CDS encoding RidA family protein, whose translation MSIDPAVVHRDHADGVPRSYLASATHGGVVWACGQVPRRADGSVPGSIEEQVAVTIDNLEAVLRDAGASLATVLKMTVFLADLDEFDSYDEAYRARLDGNPLPPRTTVQVARFRGEKRIEIDAVAAVVREPGGPEDPTEPAHRKE comes from the coding sequence ATGAGCATCGATCCGGCCGTCGTGCATCGTGACCACGCCGACGGCGTCCCGCGTTCGTACCTTGCCTCGGCGACCCACGGCGGTGTCGTCTGGGCGTGCGGCCAGGTGCCACGTCGTGCGGACGGATCCGTCCCGGGTTCCATCGAGGAGCAGGTCGCCGTCACGATCGACAACCTCGAGGCCGTCCTCCGGGACGCTGGAGCCTCGCTGGCAACGGTCCTCAAGATGACCGTGTTCCTCGCCGATCTCGACGAGTTCGACTCGTACGACGAGGCCTACCGCGCTCGCCTGGACGGCAATCCGCTTCCGCCCCGAACCACCGTGCAGGTCGCCCGCTTCCGCGGCGAGAAGAGGATCGAGATCGACGCCGTCGCCGCGGTCGTCCGAGAGCCGGGCGGTCCAGAAGATCCGACAGAGCCTGCCCATCGGAAGGAATGA
- a CDS encoding membrane dipeptidase, which translates to MTAHDIPEPARLHTDAVVVDGLQINNWSREVFEELRTGGVSGVNATAAVWEGTDQTLRTVAEWYQMAQRHNDLMLLAETADDIRKAKDEGRVAVMLGFQNTSPFGDDYRLVEVFSRLGVRIAQLTYNIQNAVGGSCYEPEDSGLTRFGRNIVAEMNRVGMLIDLSHVGNRTSLDAVEASVAPVAITHSNPTWFVDNPRNKPAEVLRAVAEGGGVVGCCLYPLVLGGAGTGLDEFCAMVRRLVDEIGPEHVALGSDCTRNWDDGYVEWLRSGHWRPRGEVPATWPEWPHWFRGPEDFPRVTDGLVAAGLDEHTVRGVLGENWLGLFDDVFLGGRAA; encoded by the coding sequence ATGACCGCCCACGACATCCCCGAACCGGCCCGTCTGCACACCGACGCAGTGGTGGTCGACGGCCTGCAGATCAACAACTGGAGCCGCGAGGTCTTCGAGGAGCTCCGTACCGGCGGCGTGAGCGGCGTAAACGCCACTGCGGCCGTGTGGGAGGGCACCGACCAGACCCTGCGCACCGTCGCGGAGTGGTACCAGATGGCTCAGCGCCACAACGATCTGATGCTCCTCGCGGAGACCGCCGATGACATCCGAAAGGCGAAGGACGAGGGACGCGTCGCCGTCATGCTCGGGTTCCAGAACACCAGCCCGTTCGGTGATGACTACCGTCTCGTGGAGGTGTTCTCCCGCCTGGGCGTGCGGATCGCGCAGCTGACCTACAACATCCAGAACGCCGTGGGTGGCTCCTGCTACGAACCGGAGGACAGCGGGCTCACCCGCTTCGGACGCAACATCGTCGCGGAGATGAACCGGGTCGGGATGCTCATCGACCTCTCGCACGTCGGCAACCGCACCTCCCTGGATGCTGTCGAAGCGTCGGTCGCGCCGGTCGCGATCACGCACTCCAACCCGACCTGGTTCGTCGACAACCCGCGTAACAAGCCCGCCGAGGTGCTGCGCGCGGTCGCCGAGGGAGGCGGTGTCGTCGGGTGCTGCCTGTATCCGCTCGTGCTGGGCGGCGCCGGCACGGGGCTCGACGAGTTCTGCGCGATGGTGCGCCGGCTGGTCGACGAGATCGGCCCCGAGCACGTTGCGCTCGGAAGCGACTGCACACGCAACTGGGACGACGGCTACGTCGAGTGGCTGCGCAGCGGTCACTGGCGCCCGCGCGGTGAGGTGCCCGCGACCTGGCCCGAGTGGCCACACTGGTTTCGAGGGCCGGAGGACTTCCCGCGAGTGACTGATGGACTGGTCGCCGCTGGTCTGGACGAGCACACCGTACGTGGGGTGCTGGGCGAGAACTGGCTGGGTCTCTTCGACGACGTGTTCCTCGGTGGGAGGGCAGCATGA
- a CDS encoding aldehyde dehydrogenase family protein, with protein sequence MSTSTIYLRQLIGGTWADGAGVPQRSEDPADPAGVSVAEYSTATEEQLEQAMAAAAAATKDWDRQGLLGRGQVLRRAAQLMEDRAEDLAMLMTREQGKSLADSRGEVGASIETLHYHAASARRPDGATYPSSHPDEVVRTVRRPVGTVAVITPWNFPLQIPVWKIAPALLWGNPVVWKPASDTPAMAVALAEILVEAGVPDGVLNLLLGPGHLGAALVAHSGTAAVTFTGSVPVGHSIRDAVVPRGAKLQMELGGHNAAIVLPDAHLPSAADAIVAAAMGSTGQKCTATRRIIAVGGCYDELVGELVGRVETLVVGRGADTGTALGPVVSAKARDQITTAVQQAIDEGAEVLATAPVPDAPGHWVPPTLLAGTPELTISREEVFGPVTTLLRAADLDAAIELANGTDFGLTASVFTRDERVARRCVDELAAGLVKVNAPSTGSELHAPFGGLRDSSFPAPREQASDSAAEFFTVSKTAYLRLAPEDNS encoded by the coding sequence ATGAGCACCTCCACCATCTACCTCCGCCAGCTGATCGGCGGCACCTGGGCCGACGGCGCCGGAGTGCCCCAGCGAAGCGAGGACCCAGCCGACCCGGCTGGCGTCTCGGTGGCGGAGTACAGCACCGCCACCGAGGAGCAGCTCGAGCAAGCCATGGCTGCCGCCGCTGCCGCCACCAAGGACTGGGACCGGCAGGGACTGCTGGGCCGCGGTCAGGTGCTTCGTCGGGCGGCTCAGCTCATGGAAGACCGCGCCGAGGACCTGGCCATGCTGATGACCCGCGAGCAAGGCAAGTCCTTGGCGGACTCCCGCGGCGAGGTAGGTGCTTCGATCGAGACGCTGCACTACCACGCCGCCTCCGCGCGCCGGCCGGACGGCGCGACGTACCCCTCCAGCCATCCGGACGAGGTCGTGCGGACAGTGCGCCGCCCGGTGGGCACGGTCGCCGTCATCACGCCGTGGAACTTCCCCCTGCAGATTCCGGTCTGGAAGATCGCGCCCGCGCTTCTGTGGGGCAACCCGGTCGTCTGGAAGCCCGCGAGCGACACCCCGGCGATGGCGGTCGCGTTGGCCGAGATCCTGGTCGAGGCCGGCGTGCCCGACGGCGTGCTCAACCTACTTCTCGGCCCCGGCCACCTCGGCGCGGCCCTGGTCGCACACTCCGGCACCGCCGCCGTCACGTTCACCGGCTCCGTCCCGGTGGGCCACTCGATCCGCGATGCGGTGGTCCCGCGCGGCGCAAAGCTCCAGATGGAGCTGGGTGGCCACAACGCCGCCATTGTCCTCCCGGACGCCCACCTGCCGTCGGCAGCCGACGCGATCGTGGCAGCTGCGATGGGGAGCACGGGTCAGAAGTGCACGGCAACCCGCCGCATCATCGCGGTCGGTGGCTGCTATGACGAGCTGGTCGGCGAGCTGGTCGGGCGGGTCGAGACGCTCGTGGTCGGACGTGGTGCCGACACAGGCACCGCTCTCGGACCGGTCGTCTCCGCGAAGGCCCGCGACCAGATCACAACTGCGGTGCAGCAGGCGATCGATGAGGGGGCGGAGGTGCTCGCTACCGCCCCCGTGCCCGATGCGCCCGGCCACTGGGTCCCGCCCACGCTGCTGGCAGGAACGCCCGAGCTGACGATCTCCCGCGAGGAGGTCTTCGGGCCGGTCACCACGCTGTTGCGTGCCGCTGACCTCGACGCGGCCATCGAGCTCGCCAACGGGACTGACTTCGGCCTCACGGCCTCGGTGTTCACCCGCGACGAGCGGGTCGCCCGGCGATGCGTGGACGAGCTGGCCGCGGGCCTGGTGAAGGTCAACGCCCCATCTACCGGCTCGGAGCTGCATGCGCCGTTCGGGGGCCTGCGCGACTCCTCCTTCCCGGCACCTCGTGAGCAGGCGAGTGACTCGGCCGCGGAGTTCTTCACGGTGAGCAAGACCGCCTACCTGCGGTTGGCTCCGGAGGACAACTCATGA
- a CDS encoding BCCT family transporter, with protein sequence MSTESRGAAALTARGGGADRVVTTASAGSLLIFVAGAIVAPDIVGAWVTVGFTKSAQWFGLYWQVLMLATFAVALLLAVTPWARARLGDVEPEFGRFKWVAMIMCTLLAGGGVFWAAAEPMYHFLNAPPRFEGVEAGSAEAVHVALAQSFVHWGFLAWAILGSLAAIVMMYAAERGMPLRPRTLLYPILGSRVVTSPIGTVADVVCIVAVVAGTVGPIGFLGLQVSYGLSSLFGIPDVYGVQLAVIAVLTAVAAVSVVSGVNRGIQLLSRVNVWLALALMTAVLVLGSAWYVVKAFVGGFGVYVTDFVGMSLYSGDSTWTSGWTVFFFGWFLGYAPLMAIFIARISRGRTVRDLIISTSVLPPVATCLWFSVLGGTGIMLEQQNPGEISGPLEGAGLPAAVMAIASGLPLSLLVSTGFLLLTILFVATTTDSMSYAIAQSCTTKDHADSRLRAVWAVLMGAAAAVLISIGDGGITALQSFIVVTAVPVGFILLPSLVAAPVMVRRLAVEQGITGWRTPHPSTINPTTSTRATREAEEGAKA encoded by the coding sequence ATGAGCACAGAAAGCCGAGGGGCTGCGGCCCTCACAGCCCGGGGCGGAGGCGCTGACCGTGTCGTCACGACGGCCAGCGCGGGTTCGCTCCTGATCTTCGTAGCCGGTGCGATCGTCGCACCGGACATCGTCGGGGCCTGGGTGACCGTTGGATTCACCAAGAGTGCGCAGTGGTTCGGCCTCTACTGGCAGGTGTTGATGCTCGCCACCTTCGCCGTGGCGTTGCTCCTTGCCGTCACGCCGTGGGCTCGTGCCCGACTCGGCGACGTGGAGCCGGAGTTCGGCCGCTTCAAGTGGGTGGCGATGATCATGTGCACCTTGCTCGCCGGTGGTGGCGTCTTCTGGGCTGCGGCCGAGCCGATGTACCACTTCCTCAACGCGCCGCCACGCTTCGAGGGCGTCGAGGCGGGGAGCGCCGAGGCGGTCCATGTCGCGCTGGCGCAGAGCTTCGTCCATTGGGGCTTCCTGGCGTGGGCGATTCTCGGCTCCCTCGCCGCGATCGTGATGATGTATGCCGCCGAGCGAGGAATGCCTCTGCGTCCGCGGACCCTGCTGTATCCGATCCTCGGGAGCCGAGTGGTGACCAGCCCCATTGGCACCGTTGCGGACGTGGTCTGCATCGTCGCCGTGGTTGCGGGGACGGTCGGACCGATCGGATTCCTGGGACTCCAGGTCTCCTACGGGCTCTCATCGCTGTTCGGCATTCCCGATGTGTACGGTGTGCAGCTCGCTGTCATCGCGGTGCTGACCGCGGTCGCCGCCGTGTCCGTCGTCTCTGGCGTCAACCGCGGCATCCAGCTCCTCAGCCGGGTGAATGTGTGGCTGGCGCTGGCGCTGATGACCGCGGTGCTCGTGCTCGGTTCTGCCTGGTACGTCGTCAAGGCCTTCGTCGGCGGCTTCGGTGTCTACGTCACCGACTTCGTCGGAATGAGCCTGTACTCGGGTGATTCGACCTGGACATCTGGCTGGACGGTCTTCTTCTTCGGTTGGTTCCTCGGGTACGCCCCGTTGATGGCGATCTTCATCGCTCGGATCTCCCGCGGCCGCACGGTCCGTGACCTGATCATCAGCACGTCGGTGCTGCCGCCGGTCGCCACCTGCCTGTGGTTCTCGGTCCTGGGTGGCACCGGCATCATGCTCGAACAGCAGAATCCCGGCGAGATCTCTGGCCCGCTCGAGGGAGCCGGACTGCCCGCCGCGGTGATGGCCATCGCCAGCGGTCTCCCGCTGTCTCTGCTGGTCAGCACAGGATTTCTGCTCCTCACGATCCTGTTCGTCGCGACCACCACAGACTCCATGTCGTACGCCATCGCCCAGTCCTGCACCACCAAGGACCACGCGGACTCCCGGCTGCGGGCTGTCTGGGCGGTGCTGATGGGTGCCGCTGCGGCGGTCCTGATCAGCATCGGCGACGGAGGTATCACCGCCCTGCAGTCGTTCATCGTCGTCACCGCCGTCCCCGTCGGGTTCATCCTGTTGCCGTCGCTCGTCGCGGCGCCCGTGATGGTGCGCCGCTTGGCGGTGGAGCAGGGCATCACCGGTTGGCGTACGCCCCACCCCTCGACCATCAATCCCACGACCTCGACCCGCGCTACGCGTGAGGCCGAAGAAGGAGCCAAAGCATGA